Proteins from one Setaria italica strain Yugu1 chromosome V, Setaria_italica_v2.0, whole genome shotgun sequence genomic window:
- the LOC101770185 gene encoding disease resistance protein RGA2, producing MACSSLATAAAGWLVSPFLDCLSDRIRSCADDLFRYLPSGSASADLERLQDYLLCLRAFASAVERARRRTSHPTLLAWLNRLKDAADDADDIIDEIRYRSLADALPGPSADFCGILDTPGSVCSHLASVCSDHPFKRLPSVLDKLATACADYAPIASLVGLDGADSPQRGNRLARNSSSIMPADDAFFGRQRELAVLVETLVGCSGSSRLGNHSVPVVAIVGDGGIGKTKLAQMVFNHAVIQEHFYPRMWVCASSHVDDVRLTREILQAATDWKVDYDGILNFDRLQNLLASSVAGRRFLLILDDVWDDKEMGTWENGERWKKLLAPLQHGKQESRIIVTTRMKMVADMLGVRIPMMLGGLGLEDHWLLLKKCALGSKDSHEHPHLQEIGRKIALNLKGSPLAARIIGGMLSNTRNARYWNNILETEIHDDIVSTLLSSYYHLPQHLQYCFAYCSIFPKNWKFERKKLVRMWISQGFVQMKNGNMEDLGIQYFKQLLARSFFHTLRQGNRTHYVMHDLIHDLAQMVSHSDCARIESDTYKSIPSTVRHVSVLSNFLPHLKKQCDLRRLRTLIVYKDSPMTSSTIPDDFLAEVKNVRTLDLTGCLMSELPKAIGCLIHLRYIALPDTIKTLSESVSILLHLQTLDIPKKCQLDRFPGGMHRLVSLRHLGVDLKYIAMIRGIGSLVKLQGSVEFHVKTEIGHTLEELKDMKDLHGLLHIKNLENVTCKEEACNAQLCDKRFLKILKLEWSSAGSTFGPRTSMDAKVLQCLGPNENLEELHIKRYNGESSPSWLDVNISEVKILPQLKSLCLTNCRRWKLLPPLGQLPFLRVLHLKEMCSVTEIGIEFYGGGNVTFPSLKELEFDDMPSLVSWIGGISDSFFPSLKKLKILNCPKLIKVPLLPPTTKSVTVERTRKISNLKMTPYGSSKSGKFVLEISPASILCEGFLHQKHLEATEVLNIRGCWGLELAEGFQLLASLRKLRLSQCNMDGEQLSLCLEYLNGLASLDIVDCQNITSLLLPVGSRHFKTLQALCFQDCQMLSSLANLESFVDLKSLIIERCIRVTTASLPAELKGMESLNKLSISHCPGLQSLPNNMPLSLEFLHLIGCHPVLTQWLHEKQGPEWERLPLSQITIY from the coding sequence ATGGCGTGCTCGTCCTtggccacggccgcggcggggtgGCTGGTGTCGCCGTTTCTCGACTGCCTGAGCGACCGGATCCGCTCCTGCGCCGACGACCTCTTCCGCTACCTCCCCTCGGGGTCCGCCTCCGCCGACCTCGAGCGCCTACAGGACTACCTCCTCTGCCTCCGCGCGTTCGCCTCCGCCGTGgagcgcgcccggcgccgcaCGTCCCACCCCACCCTCCTCGCCTGGCTCAACCGCCTCAAGGACGCCGCGGACGACGCCGACGACATCATCGACGAAATCCGCTATAGAAGCCTTGCGGATGCCCTCCCCGGACCCAGCGCCGATTTCTGCGGCATCCTCGACACCCCCGGCTCGGTCTGCAGCCACCTGGCATCAGTATGCTCCGACCACCCCTTCAAACGGTTGCCCTCCGTTCTCGACAAGCTCGCCACCGCCTGCGCGGACTACGCCCCAATCGCATCCCTCGTCGGGCTCGATGGGGCCGACTCTCCGCAGCGCGGGAATCGGCTCGCCAGGAACTCTAGCTCCATCATGCCGGCTGACGATGCATTCTTCGGCCGCCAACGTGAGCTAGCCGTTCTGGTCGAAACTTTAGTTGGTTGCAGTGGTTCTTCTCGACTCGGCAACCACAGTGTCCCGGTTGTTGCCATTGTTGGAGATGGTGGGATTGGCAAGACGAAACTGGCTCAGATGGTGTTTAATCATGCGGTCATTCAAGAGCACTTTTATCCCCGGATGTGGGTGTGTGCCTCGAGTCATGTGGATGATGTGAGGCTTACTAGGGAGATACTGCAGGCCGCTACTGATTGGAAGGTGGACTATGATGGGATTTTGAATTTTGATAGGTTGCAAAATTTGCTGGCTTCTTCTGTTGCAGGGAGGAGGTTCTTGCTTATCTTGGATGATGTTTGGGATGACAAGGAGATGGGCACGTGGGAGAACGGGGAGAGGTGGAAGAAGCTACTAGCTCCCCTGCAGCATGGGAAGCAAGAGAGCAGGATCATCGTGACGACACGGATGAAGATGGTTGCTGACATGCTAGGTGTGAGGATTCCAATGATGTTGGGCGGGTTGGGACTGGAAGACCATTGGTTGCTTCTCAAGAAGTGTGCACTAGGTAGTAAGGATAGTCATGAGCACCCGCATTTGCAGGAGATTGGGAGGAAAATTGCATTGAATCTTAAGGGATCCCCTCTTGCTGCCAGAATTATTGGTGGGATGCTCAGTAATACTCGAAATGCAAGATATTGGAATAATATCTTGGAGACAGAAATCCATGATGACATTGTCTCGACGCTTTTGTCAAGTTATTATCATCTCCCTCAGCACTTGCAGTATTGCTTTGCGTATTGCAGCATATTTCCAAAGAATTGGAAGTTTGAGCGAAAGAAATTGGTCAGAATGTGGATATCACAGGGTTTCGTTCAGATGAAAAATGGGAATATGGAGGATTTAGGCATACAGTATTTCAAACAACTGTTGGCAAGATCATTCTTTCATACTCTTAGGCAGGGAAACAGAACGCACTATGTCATGCATGACCTGATTCATGATTTGGCACAAATGGTTTCCCACTCCGATTGTGCTAGGATTGAAAGTGACACGTATAAAAGCATACCCTCGACTGTTAGACATGTATCTGTTTTAAGCAACTTCCTACCGCACCTCAAGAAGCAATGTGACTTGAGAAGATTACGGACATTAATTGTATACAAAGATTCACCAATGACCTCAAGTACTATCCCAGATGATTTTCTTGCTGAGGTAAAGAATGTACGCACTTTAGATCTCACAGGATGCCTTATGTCAGAGCTACCTAAAGCAATCGGTTGCCTAATTCATCTGCGCTACATAGCACTTCCTGATACTATCAAGACGCTATCTGAATCTGTGAGCATATTACTGCATCTCCAGACTCTTGATATTCCAAAGAAGTGTCAGCTCGATAGATTTCCTGGGGGTATGCACCGGTTGGTCAGCTTGCGGCATCTTGGCGTAGATTTGAAGTACATTGCAATGATAAGAGGTATTGGTAGTCTTGTTAAGCTTCAAGGGTCTGTTGAATTCCATGTCAAAACAGAAATTGGGCATACCTTAGAGGAGTTGAAGGATATGAAAGACCTTCATGGTCTACTTCACATTAAGAATCTGGAAAATGTTACATGCAAGGAAGAAGCTTGCAACGCGCAACTGTGCGATAAGCGATTTCTTAAAATTCTGAAACTTGAGTGGAGCTCCGCAGGTTCAACTTTTGGTCCCAGGACCAGCATGGATGCCAAAGTATTACAATGCTTAGGACCTAACGAAAACCTGGAAGAGCTTCATATCAAAAGGTACAATGGGGAATCATCACCAAGCTGGTTGGATGTGAACATTTCGGAGGTGAAAATTCTGCCCCAGCTAAAGTCCTTGTGTCTGACAAACTGCAGAAGGTGGAAACTACTTCCTCCACTCGGACAGCTCCCATTTCTGAGGGTGTTGCACCTTAAGGAGATGTGCTCTGTTACTGAAATTGGAATTGAATTCTATGGTGGTGGCAATGTGACATTCCCATCACTGAAGGAGCTTGAATTTGATGACATGCCAAGCTTAGTTAGTTGGATTGGAGGAATCAGTGACTCATTTTTTCCTTCCCTGAAAAAATTGAAGATTTTAAACTGTCCAAAATTGATCAAAGTGCCCTTGCTTCCTCCGACAACAAAAAGTGTGACAGTAGAAAGAACTCGAAAGATTTCTAATCTCAAAATGACCCCTTATGGTTCATCTAAATCAGGCAAATTCGTTTTAGAAATTTCTCCTGCAAGCATATTGTGCGAAGGGTTCTTACATCAGAAACACCTTGAAGCTACTGAGGTTCTAAACATAAGAGGTTGTTGGGGTTTGGAGCTTGCTGAAGGATTTCAGTTACTAGCATCACTAAGAAAACTGCGACTATCCCAGTGCAACATGGATGGTGAACAGCTGAGTTTGTGTTTGGAGTACTTAAATGGTCTTGCCTCGTTAGACATAGTTGACTGCCAGAATATCACATCTTTACTCTTGCCAGTAGGTTCAAGGCATTTTAAAACACTCCAGGCTTTGTGCTTTCAGGATTGCCAGATGCTTTCCTCCTTGGCTAACCTGGAAAGCTTTGTTGACCTAAAAAGTTTGATCATTGAGAGGTGCATAAGAGTTACAACAGCGTCCTTACCAGCTGAGCTGAAGGGAATGGAATCTCTTAACAAACTGAGCATCTCGCACTGCCCAGGGCTTCAATCACTACCAAACAACATGccattgtccctggaatttcTTCATTTGATTGGGTGCCATCCAGTCTTGACTCAGTGGCTCCATGAGAAACAAGGTCCAGAGTGGGAGAGATTACCTTTGTCTCAAATCACAATATACTAA